Proteins found in one Dermacentor silvarum isolate Dsil-2018 chromosome 8, BIME_Dsil_1.4, whole genome shotgun sequence genomic segment:
- the LOC119460545 gene encoding F-box only protein 9, producing the protein MDNQQPPAQCGSPQGGVDDAEEDDEEEEPSSHASDQELHLIEKAKQIYLKGVSAERSGRMHDAISHYRRALQIVPDIEFRLASSSIWSVDEESSGSETECEDNDSSCDNDNTASLHQQIKMKTSSANICSVALEQKATHISDLPREVFMFILRWVVSSDLDILSLEAVSKVCRGFYLCARDPELWHTACVRTWGEDCGQLNQYDSWREMYICRPRICYNGVYINRTTYVRHGESSFQDSSYRPCFLVEYFRYLRFFPDGVVLMLTTPDNPYVSLGKLRFRRPAYTSVLRGSFWLEGTRVKAVLKKPGVKTSRNTGYRRGGRHSMEPKPDQVFHLELELRSVRGRANAQLVWKSYAIHSYWLGQESVATFDLTTNAFPPLWFSRVKSFTTVAESPL; encoded by the exons ATG GACAATCAGCAGCCCCCTGCACAGTGCGGCAGTCCTCAAGGCGGCGTGGACGatgctgaagaagacgacgaggaggaGGAGCCATCGTCCCACGCCTCTGACCAGGAGCTGCATCTGATTGAAAAA GCAAAGCAAATTTACCTGAAAGGAGTATCTGCTGAGAGATCTGGACGAATGCATGATG CCATCTCACACTACAGGAGAGCTTTACAAATTGTCCCAGACATTGAGTTTCGTTTGGCAAGCAGCAGTATATGGTCTGTTG ATGAGGAAAGCAGTGGCTCAGAAACAGA GTGTGAAGATAATGACTCATCATGTGACAATGACAACACTGCATCCCTTCATCAGCAGATCAAAATGAAAACTTCATCTGCTAACATCTGCTCTGTGGCCTTGGAACAAAAA GCTACACACATCTCAGATCTTCCTCGAGAAGTCTTCATGTTTATACTGCGATGGGTGGTCTCTTCAGACTTGGACATTCTATCTCTTGAGGCTGTGTCAAAG GTCTGTCGTGGCTTCTACCTCTGTGCAAGGGACCCTGAGCTTTGGCACACAGCATGTGTGAG GACATGGGGTGAAGATTGTGGTCAGTTGAACCAGTATGACTCATGGAGAGAAATGTACATTTGCCGGCCTCGGATCTGTTACAATG GTGTCTATATCAACCGAACTACCTATGTGAGGCATGGCGAGTCATCATTTCAAGACTCAAGCTATCGTCCATGCTTTCTGGTGGAGTACTTTCGGTACCTCCGCTTCTTTCCAGACG GAGTGGTGCTAATGCTGACCACACCCGACAACCCGTACGTCTCCCTGGGGAAACTACGGTTTCGTCGACCGGCCTACACCTCTGTGCTACGAGGAAGCTTCTGGCTTGAAGGCACCAGGGTGAAGGCAGTGCTGAAAAAGCCTGGTGTGAAGACATCGCGAAACACTGGCTACCGGCGAGGCGGCAGGCACAGCATGGAACCTAAGCCAGATCAAGTCTTTCACCTG GAGCTGGAGCTGAGAAGCGTGCGAGGTCGTGCAAATGCACAGCTGGTGTGGAAGAGCTATGCCATCCACAGCTACTG